A stretch of the Kroppenstedtia eburnea genome encodes the following:
- a CDS encoding DUF4349 domain-containing protein — translation MWKKWWIWGVSLGLLAGCSSGGAPDQSMSSGQVEKTEFSPLSREGSTESGSGKGTAASDVKKALSKKGAAVAQEERKVIYRAELRMKVQNLKQAQQAMEAAARKEGGYLVESSQSRAEKEKTGNYVFRIPRESFHTYLERVEKTAQEMESRNITGKDVTEEYVDLESRLKAKKAVEKRLLEMMKGAKTTEDLLKVSEQLARVQEEIEQLQGRLKYLENQTVYSTVTIHARQVIALEEPEGKPGLGEQISLAFVQSVGWVRDFFQGLLIFGAALLPPAAVAAVIGVPIYIWVRRRKKEDPDPWKPSGNREEEGENPEDR, via the coding sequence GTGTGGAAAAAGTGGTGGATCTGGGGGGTGTCCCTGGGGCTGTTGGCGGGTTGTTCATCCGGGGGGGCTCCGGATCAGTCGATGAGCAGTGGTCAAGTGGAAAAAACCGAATTCAGCCCGCTCTCCCGTGAGGGCTCGACGGAATCCGGGTCCGGGAAGGGGACTGCCGCTTCCGATGTGAAAAAAGCCCTGAGCAAAAAAGGGGCCGCGGTGGCACAGGAGGAGCGGAAGGTGATTTACCGGGCGGAGCTGAGGATGAAGGTGCAGAACCTGAAACAGGCACAGCAGGCGATGGAGGCGGCGGCCCGGAAGGAAGGGGGCTACCTGGTGGAGTCCTCCCAGTCCCGGGCGGAAAAGGAGAAAACGGGGAACTATGTGTTCCGGATTCCCCGGGAATCCTTTCATACCTATCTGGAACGTGTGGAGAAGACGGCCCAGGAGATGGAATCCCGCAATATCACCGGCAAGGACGTGACGGAGGAGTATGTGGATCTGGAATCCCGCCTCAAGGCGAAAAAAGCGGTGGAGAAACGTCTGCTGGAGATGATGAAGGGGGCCAAAACCACGGAGGATCTGCTCAAGGTCTCCGAACAGCTGGCCCGCGTGCAGGAGGAGATCGAACAGTTGCAGGGCCGGTTGAAGTATCTGGAAAACCAGACGGTCTACTCCACCGTCACCATCCATGCCCGACAGGTGATCGCCCTGGAGGAGCCGGAGGGAAAACCCGGCCTCGGGGAACAGATTTCACTCGCCTTTGTGCAATCGGTGGGCTGGGTGCGGGATTTTTTTCAGGGCCTCCTGATCTTCGGTGCGGCCTTGCTTCCCCCGGCGGCGGTGGCGGCAGTGATCGGTGTTCCCATCTATATTTGGGTTCGCCGCCGCAAAAAAGAGGATCCCGATCCCTGGAAGCCTTCCGGGAACAGGGAAGAGGAGGGAGAGAATCCGGAAGATCGCTGA
- a CDS encoding helix-turn-helix domain-containing protein has translation MDIHEIGGIIRKVRKERGLRLEDLADDNISPATISNVERGVSHVKMEKVYYILEKLGIPMEQLPEFLLRERDDQAELKFRLTLIESMNRLDQSESALSLLEKTPIPDDHLYASQAHWLKGTCYLHQRKLNKAEREFFTAIRLANKNETAKIDNIEAYSFKDLSRCSYYNNNLQQALQYADSGLDAFCPAGERPWVKYFLLRNKAIYLERLGRIVESLQIVRDVWEELPQIEPVETRLSFYWLRAELLRRSRDYENAKKFALEGIQLAGINQQYNSALALWSVLGSVHTAQKKWEEAENCFKIALGLPRDRVDEKSFLRACTQLGILYTHQEKWSQAEKYLTQAIQKAEQIEDYMDQMDASLALGRLLVQQNRREEGIACYRRVVELAQKYHTGEKEYEAWHELARCWEGIDEKEFQLCTVNMFTVQETLNQRKAGDLNEVR, from the coding sequence TTGGATATACATGAAATTGGCGGAATCATTCGCAAGGTCCGAAAAGAACGGGGCCTTCGTCTGGAGGATTTGGCTGATGACAACATTTCTCCGGCGACGATCAGCAATGTGGAGAGAGGTGTCTCCCATGTGAAGATGGAGAAGGTCTACTACATCCTGGAGAAGTTGGGTATCCCCATGGAGCAGCTGCCGGAATTCTTGCTGAGGGAGAGAGATGACCAGGCCGAGTTGAAGTTCCGACTGACGCTGATCGAGTCGATGAACCGATTGGATCAGAGTGAATCAGCCCTGTCGTTACTGGAGAAGACGCCCATCCCCGACGACCACTTGTATGCCTCCCAAGCTCATTGGCTCAAGGGCACCTGTTACCTGCATCAGAGAAAACTCAACAAAGCGGAACGGGAGTTTTTCACGGCCATCCGCTTGGCCAATAAAAACGAAACCGCAAAGATAGACAACATCGAAGCCTACAGTTTCAAAGATTTGAGTCGTTGCAGTTACTATAACAACAATCTGCAACAGGCCCTGCAGTATGCCGACAGCGGCCTGGATGCCTTCTGTCCGGCTGGAGAGAGACCATGGGTTAAATATTTCTTGTTACGAAACAAAGCCATCTACTTGGAGAGATTGGGCCGGATCGTGGAGTCCTTGCAAATCGTTCGGGACGTTTGGGAGGAACTCCCGCAAATTGAACCGGTGGAAACCAGACTCTCTTTCTATTGGTTGCGGGCGGAGTTGCTCCGCAGGAGCCGTGATTATGAAAACGCGAAAAAATTCGCCCTGGAGGGCATCCAGTTGGCTGGCATCAATCAGCAATACAACAGCGCCCTCGCTCTTTGGAGTGTTCTCGGAAGTGTCCACACCGCTCAGAAAAAATGGGAGGAAGCAGAAAACTGTTTCAAAATCGCACTTGGACTCCCCCGGGATCGAGTGGATGAAAAATCCTTTCTGCGTGCTTGCACTCAGTTGGGAATCCTGTACACCCATCAAGAGAAATGGAGTCAGGCCGAGAAGTATCTGACCCAAGCGATTCAAAAAGCGGAACAAATAGAAGATTATATGGATCAGATGGATGCCTCATTGGCCCTGGGACGTCTGCTTGTTCAGCAAAACAGAAGAGAAGAAGGGATTGCTTGTTACCGGCGGGTGGTTGAGCTCGCACAGAAGTATCATACAGGGGAGAAGGAGTATGAAGCGTGGCATGAACTGGCCCGGTGTTGGGAAGGGATTGACGAGAAGGAATTTCAACTATGTACGGTTAATATGTTTACTGTACAGGAAACACTCAACCAGAGAAAAGCAGGTGACTTGAATGAGGTTCGGTAA
- a CDS encoding type I restriction endonuclease subunit R, producing the protein MPVDQSERALEETIERYLIEEGGYVKGDPKEYDVQHALFPRTFFTFIRTTQPKAWQRLEKMLGAGAEKKVLERLSQALNRNGMLKVLRRGFEVYGEKLKTVYFAPASGLNPTIAEKYGQNILTVTRQVYYSQQYKKSLDMVLSVNGLPVATVELKNPFTGQTVEDAKGQYRRDRDPRERLFRFKQRALVHFAVDPDQVYMATRLAGEKTFFLPFNRGYQKGAGNPPDPEGGFRTSYLWREVWQRDSWLDILHRFLHLEVEEKLDGKGEVIRKETMIFPRYHQLDAVRQLEWHAREHGAGHNYLIQHSAGSGKSNSIAWLAHRLAHLHGADDRPVFDSVIVITDRRVLDQQLQETIYQFEHRQGVVRKIDKDSGQLAQALNRGARIIISTLQKFGYILDQVEEQTGKNFAILVDEAHSSQSGQSAQAVRDVLAAPTLEAAAELEERLEEAENVAEEEILKALSKRGPQANLSFFAFTATPKAKTLELFGVKKDPESKPEPFHLYSMKQAIEEGFIHDVLKHYTTYRTYYRLSKIAEDDPRVDKKKARKAIARFVSLHPHNLAQKTEVMVEHFCQITRHKINGRAKAMVVTGSRLHALRYKREFENYIKRNGYEQELKVLVAFSGTVRDGDEDFTEAKENGFPESELRERFDTDEYQLLIVADKYQTGFDQPLLHTMFVDKKLTGIQAVQTLSRLNRTHPAKTDTFVLDFVNEQEEIQKSFQPFYEQTMIDKETDPHLVYDLKSKLDDFQIYWESEVESFCHIFFKPKENQRREDLGELHKYLDPAVDRFQAKPEEEQEEFKKTLETFVRLYAHISQIAPFQSVELHQLHAYGSLLLRKLPRSPDSGGLTLDNEVELEYYRLEKTAEGRIHLIAEESAALKGATAAGTARGRGEEEEVPLSSIIEMLNERFGTDFAESDKLFLDQIEEDLLQDEEVVQAAQNNTKSNFRYVFDDKFMGKAVNRMGQNQNIFAKLMSEEDFRDTVMTWILDSVYQRAQQGRQQEG; encoded by the coding sequence GTGCCGGTGGATCAGTCGGAGCGGGCCTTGGAAGAGACGATAGAACGGTACCTGATCGAGGAAGGCGGCTATGTGAAGGGGGACCCGAAGGAGTATGACGTCCAGCATGCCCTGTTTCCCCGGACCTTTTTCACCTTTATCCGTACCACCCAGCCCAAGGCCTGGCAACGGCTGGAGAAGATGCTGGGGGCGGGGGCGGAGAAGAAGGTGCTGGAGCGTCTCTCTCAGGCCCTCAACCGGAACGGGATGTTGAAGGTGTTGCGCCGGGGATTTGAGGTGTATGGGGAGAAGTTGAAGACCGTCTACTTCGCCCCCGCCAGCGGTCTCAACCCCACAATCGCGGAGAAGTACGGGCAGAACATCCTGACCGTGACCCGCCAGGTCTACTACAGCCAACAGTACAAAAAATCCCTGGATATGGTGCTCAGCGTCAACGGTCTGCCCGTGGCCACGGTGGAGCTGAAAAACCCCTTCACCGGTCAGACGGTGGAGGATGCCAAAGGGCAGTACCGGCGGGACCGGGACCCCCGGGAGCGTCTGTTCCGGTTTAAACAGCGGGCCTTGGTTCACTTCGCCGTCGATCCAGACCAGGTGTATATGGCCACCCGGCTGGCCGGGGAGAAGACCTTTTTCCTTCCCTTCAACCGGGGATATCAAAAGGGGGCGGGCAACCCGCCGGATCCCGAGGGGGGCTTCCGTACCAGCTATCTGTGGCGGGAAGTATGGCAGCGGGACAGCTGGCTGGACATCCTGCATCGCTTCCTCCATCTGGAGGTGGAGGAGAAGCTGGACGGGAAGGGGGAAGTGATCCGCAAGGAGACGATGATCTTCCCCCGCTATCACCAGCTGGACGCCGTCCGCCAGCTGGAGTGGCACGCCCGGGAACACGGCGCCGGCCACAACTACCTTATCCAGCACTCCGCCGGCAGTGGCAAGTCCAACTCCATCGCTTGGTTGGCCCACCGGTTGGCCCATCTCCACGGGGCCGACGACCGGCCGGTCTTTGACTCCGTCATTGTGATCACCGACCGGCGGGTACTGGACCAACAGCTCCAGGAGACGATCTACCAGTTTGAGCACAGGCAGGGCGTGGTGCGCAAGATCGACAAGGATTCCGGCCAGCTGGCCCAGGCCTTGAACCGCGGGGCGCGCATCATCATCTCCACCCTGCAGAAGTTCGGCTACATCCTGGATCAGGTGGAGGAGCAGACCGGGAAAAACTTCGCCATCCTCGTCGATGAGGCCCACAGCTCTCAGTCGGGCCAGTCTGCCCAGGCGGTGCGGGATGTGTTGGCAGCCCCCACCCTGGAAGCGGCGGCGGAGCTGGAGGAGCGGCTGGAAGAAGCGGAAAACGTCGCCGAGGAGGAGATCCTGAAGGCCCTCTCCAAGCGGGGGCCCCAAGCCAACCTTAGCTTCTTCGCCTTCACCGCCACTCCCAAGGCGAAAACCCTGGAGCTGTTCGGGGTGAAGAAGGATCCGGAGTCCAAGCCGGAGCCCTTCCACCTGTACTCCATGAAGCAGGCGATCGAGGAAGGCTTCATCCACGACGTCCTGAAGCACTACACCACCTACCGCACCTATTACCGTCTCAGCAAAATCGCGGAAGACGATCCCCGGGTGGACAAGAAAAAAGCCCGCAAAGCGATCGCCCGCTTCGTCAGCCTCCACCCCCACAACCTGGCCCAGAAGACAGAGGTGATGGTGGAGCACTTCTGCCAGATCACCCGGCACAAGATCAACGGCCGGGCCAAGGCGATGGTGGTGACCGGCTCCCGCCTTCACGCCCTCCGCTACAAGCGGGAGTTTGAAAACTACATCAAGCGAAACGGTTACGAACAGGAGCTGAAGGTGCTAGTCGCCTTTTCAGGAACGGTCCGGGACGGAGATGAAGACTTCACCGAAGCCAAGGAGAACGGTTTCCCCGAGAGCGAGCTGCGGGAGCGCTTTGACACCGATGAGTATCAGCTGTTGATCGTGGCGGACAAATACCAGACGGGCTTTGACCAGCCCCTGTTGCACACCATGTTTGTGGACAAGAAACTGACCGGGATCCAGGCGGTCCAGACCCTCTCCCGGCTCAACCGGACCCATCCGGCCAAGACGGATACCTTTGTCCTCGATTTTGTCAACGAACAGGAGGAGATCCAGAAATCCTTCCAGCCCTTCTACGAGCAGACGATGATCGATAAGGAGACGGATCCCCACCTCGTCTACGATCTGAAGAGCAAGCTGGACGACTTCCAGATTTACTGGGAGTCCGAGGTGGAGTCTTTCTGCCATATTTTCTTCAAACCGAAGGAGAACCAGCGGCGGGAGGATCTGGGGGAACTCCACAAATATCTGGATCCGGCGGTGGACCGTTTCCAGGCAAAGCCGGAGGAGGAGCAGGAGGAGTTCAAGAAAACCCTGGAGACGTTTGTCCGTCTCTACGCTCATATCTCCCAGATCGCCCCTTTCCAGTCTGTGGAGTTGCATCAGCTGCACGCCTACGGCTCCCTCCTCCTGCGGAAACTGCCCCGCTCCCCCGATTCCGGCGGGCTCACCCTCGACAATGAGGTGGAGCTGGAATATTACCGTCTGGAGAAGACCGCCGAAGGGCGCATTCACTTAATCGCCGAGGAATCCGCCGCCCTCAAGGGAGCCACCGCCGCCGGCACTGCCCGGGGACGGGGGGAGGAAGAAGAAGTGCCTCTCTCTTCCATTATCGAGATGCTGAACGAGCGATTCGGGACAGACTTTGCCGAATCCGACAAACTTTTCCTCGACCAGATCGAGGAAGATCTGCTTCAGGATGAGGAAGTGGTCCAGGCGGCTCAAAACAACACCAAAAGCAACTTCCGCTATGTCTTTGATGACAAATTCATGGGCAAAGCCGTCAACCGCATGGGCCAAAACCAAAACATCTTTGCCAAACTGATGAGCGAAGAAGACTTCCGTGACACGGTGATGACCTGGATCCTGGATTCCGTGTACCAACGGGCACAGCAGGGTCGGCAACAGGAAGGTTAG